CTTCTTTGACTGTCAATATTTTATCGGGTTTCTCAACATTTTCTTCATCCATTTCTATATTTTTTGATTTTATCATCATTTAATAAAATTGTGAAGTCCCCGTTTAAGTCCCATACATTTCCACTATTAAAATACCTTTAGCCTTAACAATTCAATACAATACCTAATTCATTTTAAAAGATTCATTCCCTAAAGAAGTAATATAACATAATATATTTTTACATTTAACTTTTTATATTTTTTAATAAAAATTCAACTTATAACTCGAAAAGCTCCATATATTGACCAAATCCTTCCTTTTCTAAATCTTCTTTGGGAATAAATCGAAGCGCAGCTGAATTCATGCAATAACGTAGACCGGTGGGTTCAAGCCCATTATCAAATAGATGGCCAAGATGAGAATCTGCATATTTGCTCCTTACTTCCGTTCTGCTCATAAATAAACTGTTATCTTCTTTTTCTAAAATGTTATCCGGTTCGAGCGGCTTCGTAAAGCTTGGCCAGCCCGTTCCCGAATCAAATTTGTCAAGTGAGCTAAAAAGCGGTTTGCCGGATAAAATATCCACATAAATACCTTCTCTCTTGTTATCCCAATATTCATTGTCAAATGCCATTTCTGACCCATTCTCTTGAGTTACCTTATATTGTAAAGGAGTTAATATTTTTTTCAGCTCTTCATCCGAAGGCTTTTTGAATTTGTTAGCATCATTATTGTTCGCTTCTTCCCATGTCGATTTAAGATATGCTTCACGTCCCGAACCAGCACGATATAATTTATATCTTGTGGGAGATTTTTGGTAATAATCCTGATGATAATCCTCCGCCTGATAGAATTGAATGAACGGAACGATTTTAGTATATAATTTTGCATCCAATTTTTTTTCTTGTTCCTGCATTGATTGGATAGCCGCATCTCTCTGCTTTACATTATGGTAAAAAAAATAGACATATATTGTCGGTTAGAAGATTTCATTTTGCAATGGATAAGAATTGAGCATTTATGGCCACAATTATAGTGCTTAGAGACATCAGAGCAGCTCCGATAGCCGGAGAAATTATTATGCCATAATTGTATAATATTCCGGCAGCAAGAGGAATAGCAATAACATTATATCCTGTTGCCCAATACAGATTTTGAATCATTTTACGATAAGTTGCTCTTCCAAACAAAATGAGCGAAGTAACATCCAAAGGATTGCTGTTGACCAAGATAATATCAGCAGTCTCGGCAGCAACATCTGTGCCTGAGCCGATAGCAATACCTACATCTGCCTGAGCAAGAGCGGGGGCATCATTAATTCCGTCTCCAGTCATAGCAACAAATTCTCCTTTACTCTGCAGCTCTTTTATTTTTTCCAGTTTTTCATGTGGCAGTACTTCTGCAAAATATCCATCAAGATGTAACTCATTTGAAACTTCTTCAGCGATTCTTTTATTATCTCCGGTAAGCATCCAACACTTTATGCCCAATCTTTTTAGCTGCTGTATTGCTTCATAGGATTCCTTTCTAATTTTATCAGCTAGCGTGATAACGCCAATTATTTTGCTATCAAGCAAAATATAAACCAGTGTTCCGGTTTCGTAATCCTTAATTTCTTTTAGCATCTCAAAATTGTTTTTCCTCACATAACCCTGGCTAACCAAGGCGATATTTTTTCCTTCTATTTTCCCCTTTACTCCTTGTCCTTTTATTACCTCGAAGTCTGACATCGGCATGGTCTTAACTTTTAGTTCTTCCGCTCTGTTTATAATTCCCCTGGCAATTGGGTGTTCAGAATTCTTTTCCAGTGAGGCTGCCAATTGAATCATCTTTTTTTCATCATAAATTTTGTCTATAACCGTAACCAGGCTTACTCCGAATTTACCTTCGGTAAGTGTACCTGTCTTATCAAACACCACAGTGGTTATCTTTCTGGAATTTTCAAAGGTAGTTCTATTTCTTATTAAAAGGCCGTTTTTTGCCGACAACGAAGTCGAGACTGCCGTAACCAGAGGTATGGCTAAACCTAAAGCATGAGGGCAGGTAATCACCATTACTGTAGCCATCCTTTCAATGGCAAAGGCTAGGTCGAGCCCATATATAATCCAGTAAATGAGTGTGGCTGTTCCGATAGTCACCGCAATGATGGTAAGCCAGTTTGCTGCTTTATCCGCAAACCTCTGAGTTTTTGATTTGGATGACTGAGCATCTTTTACCAGGTTAATGACCTTGTTTAAATACGATTCTTCTCCTGTCCCTTCAACCTTTACTTCCAAAACTGCATCTCCATTTACCGAACCGCCGATAACCTTATCTTCCTCTTTTTTATGTACTGGCTTTGATTCTCCGGTCAGCATTGATTCATCAATATAGCTGCTGCCTTTGATAATAAAACCGTCAGCAGGTATTTTTTCACCCGCTTTGATTAAAATTTTATCCCCCTTTTTCAAGATAGAAATTTTGACTTCTTTGACTTCGCTTCCCTTCATTAGGTGGGCTGTATCCGGCATTAATTGAGCCAGCTTTTCTAGTGCCCTGGAAGCCCCTAAAACAGATTTCATCTCAAACCAGTGGCCCAGAAGCATCACATCTATCAGGGTAGCCAGTTCCCAGAAAAAAAACTTTCCTTTAAGGCCAAAAACCACTGCCGAACTATAAAAATAGGCTACTGAAGTAGCTAAGGCAATAAGAGTCATCATTCCCGGCTGTTTCTTCCTGGACTCATCAAAAAATCCTTTTAAGAAAGGCCAACCCCCGTAGAAGAATATAAAACTGGAAAGAGCAAAGAGAACATATTTTTCTCCGGGAATACCAAAACTAAAATTAAGCAACTTTTGTATTAAGGGAGACAGCAAAAGAATGGGTATGGTGACCAAAGCTGATATGATAAACCTTTTTTTAAAATCACGCACCATGTGCTGATGATGATCGGCATGGTCATGATGCATATGCTCTTGATGACTTTTACCTTTTTGAGATTGATGATTAGTTTTTTGAGGTTCATGCTTTTCATGATGCATATTAGGCATAGGCTTTTTCTTTTCTACTACTTTTTTAAGAGTAACCTTGCACATATTGCATTTTCCCGGAGTATCATACTCCATTTTGCATTTTGGACATCTATATCTGGTCATTCTACTTCCTCCATAGACAAAGATTAAAAACAAATTAAAAGAAAAGCATTTTTTGTTATATTGATATAGTTATAGCTAAGGGAATACCAGGAATAATTAAATGAATTATATAGATTGTGCCAGGGCTTCGAAACCGGCTACAATATCCAGTAATTCTTTGGTAATCGCATTTTGCCTCTGACGGTTAAATTGAGCGTTCAGATTATCCAAACGTTCCTCGATGTTCTCTTCGGATTTCTGCATGGCCGTTAAACGGCTGGCGTTCTCACTGGCCATCGACTCGATAAAAGCCCGATATAAGGAAATATAAAAAAATTGATGGATGAAGGAATAGAGCAGCTGTTCCCAGGGAAGGGTATATAAGGGCAAATTACGAGAAGGCCATTTTTTTAAAGCTAATTCCTTTAGCCATTCCTGGTCCAAAGGGAATAAATGAAATTGAAAGGGTTCAAAGATGACTCCTCTTACGAGCTTATTATAAAATAAATAAATATCATCTATTTTTTCCCGAAACCGCCATGACTCCACCAGTACCAGCAATTCCTGAATAGCGCTATTCAGGTCATATCTGGATTCAGGAAAATTAATCCTGGCTGCCGGTTGGTAGCCAATTTCTTTTAACTGTTCTTCCACTCTCTCTCCGGCAACCCCTATTTTTAATTGACTATAATCGAAAGTATTTCCTTTTTCCCATTCCATAAAGGAATTAGCCACCATCACATTAAATTTACCGGCCATTCCTCTTTGTGAACCAAAGATGATGACTCCCATTCGTCTTTCATTTTTCAATATCGGTTTTTTTAATATTTCTGGTTTTTCCTTTAACAATGCCTGGAAACCCATCTCAATGGATTGGTGATATTCAGTAATGGCCTCTACGGCTCGCGCATGATAATGAATGTTCACTGCCGCCAATGCCTTCATGGTTTTGACCACCGAATATAAATCCCGGGCACTTTCAATTTTTCTCTGAATGGTTTCCAGCATCTGCATTTGAGTGGTCTTCCTCTCTTTTTAAAATATTTGTTTCTACAAAATCGAGAATCCTTTTTACTTCATCACTATCCAGTTTTTTATTATTCATCACTTTTTCTTCCAATTGGGGGAATCTTTCTTCCAAATTCTTTTTTATTTCTATTATTCTTTTTTTAATATCCTCAACCGAAACCCCATCCCATAACCCCTGGTTTACCATAAGCAGAACGACAATTTGTTCCATGACCGAGTAGGGAGCGTATTGATTCTGTTTTAAAATTTCTCTTATTCTTCTTCCTCTTTCCAGTATTTTTATAGTACTCTCATCTAACTGAGTCCCGAACCGGGAAAAGATTTCCAGCTCTTGAAATTGAGAATAAGTTAAACGTAAGTTACCCACCACCTCTTGATAGGAAGCTAATTGTGTTTTTCCTCCTACCCGGGATACTGATTTCCCCACATCAACGGCCGGCAACAGTCCTCCCTGGAATAATTGAGGGGAAAGATAAATTTGACCATCGGTAATGGAAATAAGATTGGTTGGGATGTAAGCTGATAAATTTTGTGCCTGGGTTTCAATAATGGGCAAGGCGGTCAAAGAACCGCCACCTTTTTCTTTCTTCAGATGAGTCGCCCTTTCTAAAAGACGAGAATGAATATAAAAAATATCTCCGGGATAGGCTTCCCGGGCAGGCGGCCTTCTTAACAAAAGCGATAGCTCCCGGTAAGAGCGGGCATGATGGGTTAAATCATCATAAATTACTAAAACATCTTTTCCTCTTTCCATAAAATATTCACCGATACTGGTCGCAGCATAAGGTGCAATATAATTCAAGCCGGGCGTATCTTCTCCTGATGCCACCATTACCAGGCTATATTCCATGGCTCCTGACTTTTTAAGTTGAGCAATGACTCTGGCCACCGAAGATAACTTTTGACCGATAGCACAATAAATACAAATAACCTCTTTATCTTTTTGATTAATCATGGTGTCCACAGCAATCGCTGTTTTCCCGGTCTGTCGGTCTCCCAGGATAAGCTCCCGCTGCCCCCGGCCAATCGGTACCAGGGCATCCACGACTAAAATACCTGTCTGTAAAGGAACATATACCGGTTCTCTATCCATAATGGGAGGAGATTCACGCTCAATGGGATATCTCTCCATGGTCCTTAAAGTGCCTAAACCATCCAGGGGACGGCTCACCGGGTCGATGACCCTTCCCAACAATGATTCGCCAACCGGGACATCCATGACCTGGTTGGTTCTCCTCACTTCATCTCCGGCTTTAATCCCCTTCGCATCATCAAAGAGAACAATATCTACTTTACCTGGTTCCAGATTAAAGATCATTCCCCGCTGGCGGTCTTTGAAAGTCACGATTTCCCCTGCTTTTACTTCCGGCAACCCTTTTGCCGTGACAATACCTTTACCTACCGCGGATACAATACCGATTTCCTGTACATATAAGGATACTTTCTGCTGTTTTACCACGCGATTCATACTGGAAAAAGTCGTTTTTAAATTTTCTTCTAAAGATAAAGTATCTATCTCTTTCGTTGTATTACCCATTAATACCCCCACATGACCATAAATGACCTCCTAATCCATCCAAAGCAGATTAGTTTTCTTCCTTTTCAACATCCGGTTCTTGAAAACTGAATTCAGTAAAAGCTTTCTTCAACTGCTCTTCCAGTCCATCTAAATAGTTTTCAATATTCCAGGAAATCTTCTTTCCCTCGGTTCGAGTTTCAATGCCGCAAATCAATTTAGGAGAAACTTTAAAATTGATTTCAACTTTATCACCGATTATCTCTTCCAGTATTTTCCTGATCTCAGATTCTTTTTTGCCGGTTAGCTGAAAACTGCTATCCACCCATACCTTCCGCTCATCTTTATTGATAAACCGGATAAAATCATCTTTTTCCTCTTTGCTCAACTTGCCCAACTGGATTAAGAAATTTTCAATCAGCTGGTTTTCTAATTTTTCATCGGCTAAATCCGCTAAAACCTTTCTGCTCATCTGACAAACCTGCTCGCAGGATAAATGGCGAAGGTCTCTTAAAAAAGCGGTGCGTTGTTTTGATATCGCCTCTCTCCAATTTTTTTGCTCTTCATCAATTTTACTTCTGGCATCTTTTACCAATTCTTCCCGCTTCTTTTGGGCATCCTTCTTGGCCTGAGCAAGCATCTCATTCCATTTTTCCTGGAGTTCTTCTCTTATCCTGCGCTGTTCTTCTAACTCTTTCTGTGCTGCTTTTTTTGCTGTTTCAGCATCTTGCATCCGGTCGGTGATTTGCTTTTCCCTCTCATCCATAATCTTGATAATCCGATTAAATAAAAATCGTTTCAAGAGATAGATCAGAATTAAAAAATTAATGATTTGGGCAATGATAGTAAATGAATCTAAAAGCATATTACCCCCCCTAATGACTTAAGACATAATTCCAGAAAGGATTGGCAAAAATAAGAATGACTGAAATGACCAAACAGTAGATAGCCGTCGATTCAACCATGGCCAATCCCACAAATAAAGTTCTGGTAATGGTATTGGCTTCGTCGGGTTGTTGAGCAATCGCTCCCAATGCCCGGGCCAGGGCCATCCCTTCTCCTATGGCGGGGCCAACCGAACCAATGGCAATGGTGATTCCCGCAGTAATAATAGAAACCGCACCGATAATATCAATACTACTCATTTTCTTTACTCCCTTCCTTTTGTTCTATCTGAATCGTCTTATTTTCTATCCGCGTGGCCGAAGCAATATAAACCGTGGCCAGCACGGTAAAGATATAAGCTTGTATTTGACCAATTAATAATCCAAAAACCTGCATCACAATGGGTATAAACAAAGGGGTGATGATCAATAAAACTGCCGCAATCAATGAGCCGCTCATCATATTCCCAAATAATCGTACCGCCAGAGCCAGCGTACGGGAGAAATCACCAATTACATTAAAGGGGGCCATGAAGATAAAAGGCTCCAAATAATGTTTAAAATAAGCAAGTGCCCCTTTTTTGGCAATGCCGAAAATAGGTATGGCAAAAAATACGCAAATAGCCAGCGCACTGGTAGTGGACAATGAACCGGTTGGAGCCTGATAGCCGGGAATAATAGACAACAAACTGGATACCGAAATAAATAAAAATAAGGTGCCTAAAAAAGGAATAAAGGGGTCTGGATTCTGTTGAGTAATTTCTTTCACTTGCTGCCGCATATAACCGATAATCACTTCCAAAAAATTTTGCCAGCGGCTTATTTTAGGTCCGATGGTTAAATTTCTGGTGGCCAGCCAGCTAATTATAATAAGTATGAGCATGGCTATCCAAGTAAAAAGAATCGTAGCATTTAGATGGATTCCATTCCATTTAAATAAAATAATAGCATCCGGACTTATATCCATTTTTAATTCCTCATCCCCTATTTAATTATGATTATTTATATCTTTTTTTGGTTTACCAATCCTTCTACTTAAAAAAATACGACTTATAATAAATCCCACCAAAAGAATTAAAACATTTCCCCAATCACCCTGACGGGCAATATAAATTAATACCAAAAACACAACAGCCATTCTTAAAATATAACTTCCCAGGGTTAATATAATCGGCGAACGAGCCTGATTCATATTTTTAATGGTCAGCCATAAACCGCCAAAATAAAATAATCCTAATCCCAGGCCAATGATAAAATATAATAAGCTGTAAACACTAAGATTCATTCTTCGTTTTCCTCTTCAATCGATTTTCGTTCTTTTTCCACCCAGTACCAGGCATTGAGACAGCCAAGGATAATCCCCAAAAAAAGGAAAGTCAAGGTCCAGGAAATATGACCCGGCCACTTCTTATCAGCCCAGATACCCACGGCAATACCAATCACAGTCGGTATCATCACCGACCAGCCAATCACTCCGAACGAACCCATGCCGAACCACACAGCCTGATATTTCTTGTCTCGGGCTCTTAATTTCCGTTTTTCTTTTTTCTCGATTTTTTTAATAAAGCCCTGCTTTATATCTTTTGATTTATTTTGATGTTCCATTTATCCATGCGTCTCCAAATTTAAAAAACTTCTGACAAAATCTGCTTCTAATTTACTTAAAGCAGTCTGGGCATCTTTTTCTTTCTCATCTGTTTTGATAAATATTTCTTCCACCCGATTTTTCAGCTCTCCCAAATCTTCTCCCTCTATGGCATTCCTGGTCGAAATAACCACTTCTTTCCCATATTTAACCAGGATTCCTTCATCGATAGCTAAAAAAACATCTTTCTCCTCGGATGTGGTTAGCAGTAAAATTCCCGGTGTTAAGGAAGTGGTAAAATCAACATGTTTGGGCAGCAGGCAAAACCACCCGTTTTCTGCCTCTGCCGTTATTTTTTTGACTTCCTTTTTTAAAAATGTCTTCCCCGGTAATAATATCTTTAAATCAATCATTTTTCGCTTCTACTTTATCTTCTTCTTTCGCTTCTTCTATGGAGCCAATCATATAAAGTGATTGCTCGGAATAACTGGCAAATTCGTCATTTAAGATTTTCTCACATCCGTCTAATGATTCGGGTAAACTCACCCGGCGGCCCTTATTGCCAATAAACTGTTCTGTGGTGGCAAAGGGTTGGGTTAAAAACTTTTCCAGGCGCCGGGCACGATTGACCGTTCTCTGGTCTTCCTTGGATAATTCCTCCAAACCCAGCATGGCGATAATATCCTTTAATTCCTCATATTCAGATAAGTTCTGCTTCACCTCCCGGGCTATCTGGTAATGCCTCTGACCAACAGTCAACGGTGAAAGCATATTAGAGGCAGATTTTAAGGGGTCTACTGCCGGATACAATCCCTGGCTGGCCCGCTGCCGGGAAAGTACCACTGAAGCAGAAAGATGACTAAAAGTATGCACTGCTGCCGGGTCGGTAAAATCATCGGCAGGTACATAAACCGCCTGGATGGAGGTGATGGACCCGGTGGGCGAATTACAAATTCTTTCCTCAAGGTCAGCAATCTCACTGGCCATAGTGGGTTGGTACCCTACCCGGGAAGGCAATTCGCCTAAAAGACCGGAAACCTCGGCCCCGGCCTGGACAAAGCGGAATATATTATCAATTAACAAAAGAACGTCCTGCTTCACTTCATCACGGAAGTATTCTGCCATGGTTAAAGCAGCATGCCCTACTCTAAATCGGGCACCGGGTTGTTCGTTCATCTGGGCAAACATCAAGACCGCCTTTTTCAGGACGCCTGTTTCTTTCATTTCCCGATATAACTCTTCTCCTTCTCTGGAACGCTCGCCAATGCCGCAAAAGAGGCTCACCCCTTCATGTTCCAAAGCCATATTGTGAATCATCTCCATAATCAGAACCGTCTTGCCGACTCCGGCACCGCCAAATAATCCGGCCTTTCCTCCTTTTTCCAGAGGAGCCAGAACGTCAATCACCTTTATGCCGGTCTCATAGATATCTGTCGCCGTAGCCCGTTCGGCAAGAGGAAGAGATTTTTGATATATCGGTACTAA
The nucleotide sequence above comes from Candidatus Atribacteria bacterium. Encoded proteins:
- a CDS encoding ATP synthase subunit I, with the translated sequence MNLSVYSLLYFIIGLGLGLFYFGGLWLTIKNMNQARSPIILTLGSYILRMAVVFLVLIYIARQGDWGNVLILLVGFIISRIFLSRRIGKPKKDINNHN
- a CDS encoding F0F1 ATP synthase subunit A, with translation MDISPDAIILFKWNGIHLNATILFTWIAMLILIIISWLATRNLTIGPKISRWQNFLEVIIGYMRQQVKEITQQNPDPFIPFLGTLFLFISVSSLLSIIPGYQAPTGSLSTTSALAICVFFAIPIFGIAKKGALAYFKHYLEPFIFMAPFNVIGDFSRTLALAVRLFGNMMSGSLIAAVLLIITPLFIPIVMQVFGLLIGQIQAYIFTVLATVYIASATRIENKTIQIEQKEGSKENE
- the msrB gene encoding peptide-methionine (R)-S-oxide reductase, coding for MQEQEKKLDAKLYTKIVPFIQFYQAEDYHQDYYQKSPTRYKLYRAGSGREAYLKSTWEEANNNDANKFKKPSDEELKKILTPLQYKVTQENGSEMAFDNEYWDNKREGIYVDILSGKPLFSSLDKFDSGTGWPSFTKPLEPDNILEKEDNSLFMSRTEVRSKYADSHLGHLFDNGLEPTGLRYCMNSAALRFIPKEDLEKEGFGQYMELFEL
- a CDS encoding F0F1 ATP synthase subunit epsilon, whose amino-acid sequence is MDLKILLPGKTFLKKEVKKITAEAENGWFCLLPKHVDFTTSLTPGILLLTTSEEKDVFLAIDEGILVKYGKEVVISTRNAIEGEDLGELKNRVEEIFIKTDEKEKDAQTALSKLEADFVRSFLNLETHG
- a CDS encoding F0F1 ATP synthase subunit beta; translation: MDNQKMNRGQIKAIRGSVVDAFFPQFLPKINYQLKSGEAIIEVTLHLDATTVRGIALTPTQGLKRGDEIIDMGHPLQVPVGSGLLGRMFNVFGEPIDGGDVLTPEKLVPIYQKSLPLAERATATDIYETGIKVIDVLAPLEKGGKAGLFGGAGVGKTVLIMEMIHNMALEHEGVSLFCGIGERSREGEELYREMKETGVLKKAVLMFAQMNEQPGARFRVGHAALTMAEYFRDEVKQDVLLLIDNIFRFVQAGAEVSGLLGELPSRVGYQPTMASEIADLEERICNSPTGSITSIQAVYVPADDFTDPAAVHTFSHLSASVVLSRQRASQGLYPAVDPLKSASNMLSPLTVGQRHYQIAREVKQNLSEYEELKDIIAMLGLEELSKEDQRTVNRARRLEKFLTQPFATTEQFIGNKGRRVSLPESLDGCEKILNDEFASYSEQSLYMIGSIEEAKEEDKVEAKND
- a CDS encoding F0F1 ATP synthase subunit C — encoded protein: MSSIDIIGAVSIITAGITIAIGSVGPAIGEGMALARALGAIAQQPDEANTITRTLFVGLAMVESTAIYCLVISVILIFANPFWNYVLSH
- a CDS encoding ATPase F0F1; translation: MEHQNKSKDIKQGFIKKIEKKEKRKLRARDKKYQAVWFGMGSFGVIGWSVMIPTVIGIAVGIWADKKWPGHISWTLTFLFLGIILGCLNAWYWVEKERKSIEEENEE
- a CDS encoding alternate F1F0 ATPase, F1 subunit alpha is translated as MGNTTKEIDTLSLEENLKTTFSSMNRVVKQQKVSLYVQEIGIVSAVGKGIVTAKGLPEVKAGEIVTFKDRQRGMIFNLEPGKVDIVLFDDAKGIKAGDEVRRTNQVMDVPVGESLLGRVIDPVSRPLDGLGTLRTMERYPIERESPPIMDREPVYVPLQTGILVVDALVPIGRGQRELILGDRQTGKTAIAVDTMINQKDKEVICIYCAIGQKLSSVARVIAQLKKSGAMEYSLVMVASGEDTPGLNYIAPYAATSIGEYFMERGKDVLVIYDDLTHHARSYRELSLLLRRPPAREAYPGDIFYIHSRLLERATHLKKEKGGGSLTALPIIETQAQNLSAYIPTNLISITDGQIYLSPQLFQGGLLPAVDVGKSVSRVGGKTQLASYQEVVGNLRLTYSQFQELEIFSRFGTQLDESTIKILERGRRIREILKQNQYAPYSVMEQIVVLLMVNQGLWDGVSVEDIKKRIIEIKKNLEERFPQLEEKVMNNKKLDSDEVKRILDFVETNILKREEDHSNADAGNHSEKN
- the cadA gene encoding cadmium-translocating P-type ATPase; translation: MTRYRCPKCKMEYDTPGKCNMCKVTLKKVVEKKKPMPNMHHEKHEPQKTNHQSQKGKSHQEHMHHDHADHHQHMVRDFKKRFIISALVTIPILLLSPLIQKLLNFSFGIPGEKYVLFALSSFIFFYGGWPFLKGFFDESRKKQPGMMTLIALATSVAYFYSSAVVFGLKGKFFFWELATLIDVMLLGHWFEMKSVLGASRALEKLAQLMPDTAHLMKGSEVKEVKISILKKGDKILIKAGEKIPADGFIIKGSSYIDESMLTGESKPVHKKEEDKVIGGSVNGDAVLEVKVEGTGEESYLNKVINLVKDAQSSKSKTQRFADKAANWLTIIAVTIGTATLIYWIIYGLDLAFAIERMATVMVITCPHALGLAIPLVTAVSTSLSAKNGLLIRNRTTFENSRKITTVVFDKTGTLTEGKFGVSLVTVIDKIYDEKKMIQLAASLEKNSEHPIARGIINRAEELKVKTMPMSDFEVIKGQGVKGKIEGKNIALVSQGYVRKNNFEMLKEIKDYETGTLVYILLDSKIIGVITLADKIRKESYEAIQQLKRLGIKCWMLTGDNKRIAEEVSNELHLDGYFAEVLPHEKLEKIKELQSKGEFVAMTGDGINDAPALAQADVGIAIGSGTDVAAETADIILVNSNPLDVTSLILFGRATYRKMIQNLYWATGYNVIAIPLAAGILYNYGIIISPAIGAALMSLSTIIVAINAQFLSIAK